The Candidatus Methylomirabilis sp. genome has a window encoding:
- the smc gene encoding chromosome segregation protein SMC, producing the protein MYLSELTLVGFKSFVEKVSIQFRPGLTAIVGPNGCGKSNIGDAIRWVLGEQSAKLLRGDRMEDLIFAGNALRKPVGMAEVTLTLQNADGALPTLPAEVSVARRLYRSGESEYLLNNAPCRLRDITDLFLDTGLGAEPYALIEQGKIQSLIAARPTERRALLEEAAGIMKYKVRRQAAVTKLAAAEQNLTRVSDILGELERQRTSLQRQARKAERVKTLQERAADLRLWLRVQEGSRLRQAAEAAATQIREAQETRDALATEVRALEARLEEARLGDLTEERAIAAIREDLFRLRTGLERDESELKHTDLQQATLREREAELRAAISRLSERLSHLAVETATEEAQGKDLLTALENQQTALQRLTAEQAALEARVAEAAARAEGTRRALIAHAATLATERNRVRNLQSREAELRAASRRVKGQLDLSRTGHHALEGRLAAAAARLAQAEATLASLTQERARGQEERVAAARALEAANEKRLQQREDLGRVQSRLEALHDLEQTFTGFEEGARSLLGEHRKGTRIGAAIRAALSEVIRVPAPYERALEALLGGLLQGLLTTGVAEARTALAHLAGAGPGRATLLLPGSHRSPRTWPSPPPGTRVLGPALALVRVAPEAAETLAGLLGDALVVEDLDAAFTLAPLLEAPWALATLAGEVLTDRGVLTGGAAQTGGLLARRRQVEELAAEREAQAHALTETEAACGLRAEALGGVERRLQELGEAVEAAERERREAERAFAEARGEGSRIFSQIELFASELSSTEGELARIRQEGQAAERAAAAQEAEEGRLQEEAAAAEAELKGAQEHREAARTAAAEGRATVGALGERREAGLQGLARLRLEREGAEAERARTDRELAEAISRQAALGVEAVALRERLLGTRREEAVAAEAVRAREEVRAAAQERLREEEEGLRQARRREAEAAERVARSQAREAEIQTEFTLLRQTIQEESGSNLEEAAGRFAGAALEPEAVRAELEAVKEKLRDAGPVNMAALEEFSALTERVQFLESQGADLRASVGSLRATIVEIERTIAGRFAATLEEVTRHFTRYWQRLFNGGEAQLYLQEEEGELEPGVEIRVRIPGKRMVNLTLLSGGEKALGALAFLMALFSVRPSPFCLLDEVDAALDEPNVERFVGMLRDLTATTQTIVVTHNPRTMEAADILYGVTMEEPGVSKIVSVALAQETPGRPAAVEA; encoded by the coding sequence ATGTATCTTTCAGAGCTTACCCTCGTTGGCTTCAAGTCATTTGTTGAAAAAGTTTCGATTCAGTTCCGGCCAGGCCTCACCGCCATCGTTGGACCGAACGGCTGCGGGAAGAGCAATATCGGGGACGCCATCCGGTGGGTCCTCGGGGAGCAGAGCGCAAAGCTGCTCCGCGGGGACCGGATGGAAGACCTGATCTTCGCTGGAAACGCCCTCCGCAAACCCGTGGGCATGGCGGAGGTCACCCTCACCCTCCAGAACGCCGACGGAGCCCTTCCGACCCTCCCCGCCGAAGTGAGCGTCGCGCGCCGCCTGTACCGCTCGGGCGAGAGCGAGTACCTTCTCAACAATGCTCCGTGTCGGCTCCGGGATATCACCGACCTGTTCCTGGATACGGGCCTGGGGGCCGAGCCGTACGCCCTTATCGAGCAGGGAAAGATTCAGTCCCTCATCGCCGCCCGGCCGACCGAGCGCCGCGCCCTCCTGGAGGAGGCCGCCGGGATCATGAAGTACAAGGTCCGGCGGCAGGCCGCCGTGACCAAGCTCGCGGCAGCGGAGCAGAACCTCACCCGTGTGAGTGACATCCTCGGGGAGCTGGAACGCCAGCGGACCTCGCTGCAGCGGCAGGCGCGCAAGGCGGAGCGGGTGAAGACCCTGCAGGAGCGCGCGGCCGATCTGCGCCTCTGGCTCCGCGTGCAGGAGGGCTCCCGCCTCCGCCAGGCGGCGGAAGCCGCCGCGACCCAGATCCGGGAGGCCCAGGAGACGCGGGACGCCCTGGCGACCGAGGTGCGGGCGCTGGAGGCCCGGCTCGAGGAGGCCCGCCTGGGCGATCTCACCGAGGAGCGGGCCATCGCGGCGATCCGGGAGGATCTCTTCCGCCTCCGAACAGGGTTGGAGCGGGACGAGAGCGAGCTGAAGCACACAGACCTCCAGCAGGCGACCCTCCGGGAGCGAGAGGCGGAGCTCCGCGCCGCCATCAGCCGCCTCAGCGAGCGGCTTTCGCATCTCGCGGTCGAGACCGCGACGGAGGAAGCGCAGGGGAAGGACCTCCTCACCGCCCTGGAGAATCAGCAGACCGCCCTGCAGCGCCTCACCGCCGAGCAGGCGGCTCTCGAGGCGCGCGTGGCGGAGGCGGCGGCGCGGGCCGAAGGGACGCGCCGGGCCCTGATCGCCCACGCCGCCACCCTGGCGACGGAGCGCAACCGCGTCCGGAACCTGCAGAGCCGGGAAGCGGAGCTGCGCGCAGCGAGCCGCCGGGTGAAGGGCCAGCTGGACCTGAGTCGGACGGGCCATCACGCGCTGGAGGGGCGCCTGGCCGCCGCCGCCGCCCGCCTCGCGCAGGCCGAGGCGACCTTGGCCTCGCTGACCCAGGAGCGGGCGCGGGGACAGGAGGAGCGGGTCGCGGCGGCGCGTGCCCTCGAGGCGGCGAACGAGAAGCGCCTCCAGCAGCGGGAGGATCTGGGCCGCGTCCAGAGCCGACTCGAGGCGTTGCACGACCTGGAGCAGACCTTCACCGGCTTCGAGGAGGGGGCCCGGTCCCTGCTCGGCGAACACCGGAAGGGCACCCGCATCGGGGCGGCCATCCGGGCCGCCCTCAGCGAGGTCATCCGGGTACCCGCCCCCTACGAGCGGGCCTTGGAAGCGCTGCTCGGAGGTCTCCTGCAGGGCCTTCTCACGACGGGCGTCGCGGAGGCTCGGACGGCGCTCGCGCACCTGGCCGGAGCAGGCCCCGGGCGGGCGACCCTCCTGCTCCCGGGAAGCCACCGCTCCCCCCGCACCTGGCCCTCGCCTCCGCCGGGGACCCGCGTCCTCGGCCCCGCCCTCGCCCTCGTCCGGGTCGCCCCGGAGGCGGCCGAGACCCTGGCCGGCCTCCTCGGGGATGCCCTGGTCGTGGAGGACCTGGACGCGGCCTTCACGCTGGCCCCGCTTCTCGAGGCGCCGTGGGCTCTGGCGACGCTGGCCGGAGAGGTCCTGACGGACCGCGGGGTCCTGACGGGAGGGGCCGCCCAGACCGGGGGGCTGCTCGCCCGGCGCCGCCAGGTGGAGGAGCTGGCGGCGGAGCGGGAAGCCCAGGCTCACGCGCTCACCGAGACCGAGGCCGCCTGTGGCCTCAGGGCCGAGGCCCTCGGAGGGGTGGAGCGGCGGCTCCAGGAGCTGGGAGAGGCCGTGGAGGCGGCGGAGCGGGAGCGTCGAGAGGCGGAGCGCGCCTTCGCGGAAGCCCGGGGCGAGGGATCCCGCATCTTCAGCCAGATCGAGCTGTTTGCCTCCGAGCTGAGCAGCACCGAGGGAGAGTTGGCCCGGATCCGCCAGGAAGGGCAGGCTGCCGAGCGCGCCGCCGCCGCCCAGGAAGCCGAGGAGGGGCGCCTGCAGGAAGAGGCCGCCGCCGCCGAGGCCGAGCTGAAGGGGGCACAGGAACACCGGGAGGCGGCGCGCACTGCCGCCGCGGAAGGGCGGGCGACCGTCGGGGCCCTCGGCGAGCGGCGGGAGGCAGGCCTGCAGGGGCTCGCCCGCCTTCGCCTGGAGCGAGAGGGGGCGGAAGCGGAGCGGGCCCGGACGGATCGCGAGCTGGCAGAAGCGATCAGCCGGCAGGCGGCGCTGGGGGTAGAGGCCGTCGCCCTCCGGGAGCGCCTCCTCGGGACCCGCCGCGAAGAGGCGGTGGCGGCCGAGGCTGTCCGGGCCAGGGAGGAGGTCCGGGCCGCGGCCCAGGAGCGGCTGCGGGAAGAGGAGGAGGGCCTCCGCCAGGCCCGACGGCGGGAGGCCGAGGCGGCCGAGCGGGTCGCGCGCAGCCAGGCTCGGGAGGCCGAGATCCAGACCGAGTTCACCCTGCTGCGCCAGACGATCCAGGAAGAGAGCGGCTCCAACCTGGAGGAGGCCGCCGGCCGCTTCGCCGGTGCGGCGCTGGAGCCCGAGGCGGTCCGGGCCGAGCTCGAAGCGGTGAAGGAGAAGCTCCGGGACGCCGGGCCCGTGAACATGGCCGCGCTCGAGGAGTTCAGCGCGCTGACGGAGCGCGTGCAGTTCCTGGAGAGCCAGGGGGCGGACCTGCGGGCCTCGGTGGGTTCGCTGCGGGCCACCATCGTGGAGATCGAGCGGACGATCGCCGGTCGGTTCGCGGCCACCCTGGAGGAGGTCACCCGCCACTTCACCCGGTACTGGCAGCGCCTCTTCAACGGCGGGGAGGCGCAGCTCTACCTGCAGGAGGAGGAGGGGGAGTTGGAGCCGGGGGTGGAGATCCGCGTCCGGATTCCCGGCAAGCGAATGGTCAACCTCACCCTCCTCTCCGGCGGGGAGAAGGCCCTAGGCGCCCTCGCGTTCCTCATGGCCCTCTTCTCGGTGCGGCCCAGCCCCTTCTGCCTCCTGGACGAGGTGGACGCCGCCCTCGATGAACCGAACGTCGAGCGCTTCGTCGGCATGCTGCGGGACCTGACCGCCACGACCCAGACCATCGTCGTCACGCACAACCCCCGGACGATGGAGGCGGCCGACATCCTCTACGGGGTCACCATGGAGGAGCCCGGCGTCTCCAAGATCGTCTCGGTGGCCCTCGCCCAGGAGACCCCGGGCCGGCCGGCCGCCGTGGAGGCCTGA
- a CDS encoding roadblock/LC7 domain-containing protein has product MAFEVALRSLLERAAGVRGCVLLDGDGILLASALATPDVNGEDLGARCGLLLRELATVTPRLGSGPLRVTILDAERGSVVLVPLRGNYGLALLLERDGNLGQALFEARKVGFALDAALA; this is encoded by the coding sequence ATGGCTTTCGAGGTCGCCCTCCGGAGCCTGCTGGAACGGGCCGCCGGGGTCCGCGGCTGCGTCCTCCTGGACGGGGACGGCATCCTCCTCGCCTCCGCCCTGGCCACCCCCGATGTGAACGGCGAGGACCTTGGCGCCCGCTGCGGCCTTCTCCTCCGGGAGCTCGCGACCGTGACTCCCCGGCTCGGGAGCGGGCCCCTCCGGGTAACCATCCTCGATGCCGAGCGCGGATCCGTCGTCCTGGTTCCCCTCCGGGGCAACTACGGCCTTGCCCTCCTCCTGGAGCGGGACGGCAATCTCGGTCAGGCCCTCTTCGAGGCCCGCAAGGTCGGCTTCGCCCTGGACGCTGCCCTCGCCTGA
- the ftsY gene encoding signal recognition particle-docking protein FtsY: MTEDPTLLTRLRAGLQKTHQALRAQVATLFGSGPVDAATLDGLEEALLQADTGVPMAAALLQALRQRARTGSLPDAPAVRAALREEIASRLTVPEPPPRPPAQPWVVLVLGANGSGKTTAIGKLAHRAVTSGERVLLGAADTFRAAGIEQLKAWGERSGAEVIAHQPGADPTAVIFDTLHAARARSAHRVLIDTAGRLHTQRNLMEELRKMTRVLGREVPGAPHEVLLVLDATTGRSAVAQAREFHLVAPLTGLILAKLDGTAKGGAILGIVEALRVPVRFLGVGEGLEDLAPFSPSAFAAAFLPD, encoded by the coding sequence GTGACCGAAGACCCCACTCTCCTCACCCGCCTCCGAGCGGGCCTCCAGAAGACCCACCAGGCCCTCCGAGCCCAGGTCGCCACCCTCTTCGGCAGCGGACCCGTCGATGCCGCCACCCTGGACGGGCTGGAGGAAGCCCTCCTGCAGGCCGATACCGGGGTCCCCATGGCCGCGGCGCTGCTGCAGGCCCTCCGGCAGCGGGCGCGGACCGGCAGCCTCCCGGATGCGCCGGCCGTCCGGGCCGCCCTTCGCGAGGAGATCGCGAGCCGCTTGACGGTCCCGGAGCCGCCTCCCCGCCCCCCTGCGCAGCCCTGGGTCGTCCTGGTCCTGGGGGCGAACGGGTCCGGGAAGACCACGGCCATCGGCAAGCTGGCCCACCGTGCGGTGACCTCGGGGGAGCGGGTCCTCCTGGGCGCAGCCGACACCTTCCGCGCCGCCGGCATCGAGCAACTGAAGGCCTGGGGCGAGCGGAGCGGCGCCGAGGTGATCGCCCACCAGCCCGGAGCAGACCCCACAGCGGTCATCTTCGATACGCTCCATGCCGCCCGGGCCAGAAGCGCGCACCGCGTCCTGATCGACACCGCCGGGCGCCTCCACACCCAGCGCAATCTGATGGAGGAGCTCCGCAAGATGACCCGGGTGCTGGGGCGGGAAGTGCCCGGGGCCCCCCACGAGGTCCTCCTGGTCCTGGATGCGACCACGGGGCGGAGCGCGGTCGCCCAGGCGCGGGAATTCCACCTCGTCGCCCCCCTCACCGGCCTCATCCTGGCGAAGCTGGACGGCACTGCGAAGGGGGGAGCGATCCTGGGGATCGTGGAGGCGCTGCGGGTTCCGGTTCGCTTCCTCGGTGTGGGGGAAGGCCTCGAGGACCTCGCGCCCTTCTCCCCGAGCGCTTTCGCCGCCGCATTTCTGCCGGACTGA
- the ribD gene encoding bifunctional diaminohydroxyphosphoribosylaminopyrimidine deaminase/5-amino-6-(5-phosphoribosylamino)uracil reductase RibD: MTREKAGDRAFMLRALELAQGGRGRVSPNPMVGAVLVREGRIVGEGFHVRAGAPHAEVMALEAAGESAQGATLYVSLEPCCHQGRTPPCVPRIVASGVRRLVAATLDPNPRVAGRGVALLREAGVIAEVGVLEPEAVRLNEVFFTYMTSGRPFVTLKAAVSLDGKIATVTGESRWITGELARRRAHEMRNEVDAVLVGIGTILRDDPLLTTRLGVPGERDPVRVIVDNLARLPVKARVLNPASAAPTLVAVGPRAAASRVERLREAGATVLVLEQSARRISLAALVEALAAREITSILIEGGAEIHASALAEGIVDKVALFLAPLLIGGKMAPGAVGGPGIEKLADAIRLRDVRFTPLGEDLLVEGYVQGPLGVDRCSRA, from the coding sequence ATGACGCGCGAAAAGGCCGGCGACCGGGCGTTTATGCTCCGCGCCCTCGAGCTGGCGCAGGGGGGGCGGGGCCGGGTAAGCCCGAACCCGATGGTCGGGGCGGTCCTGGTGAGGGAGGGGCGGATCGTTGGGGAGGGCTTCCACGTCCGCGCCGGGGCCCCGCACGCCGAGGTGATGGCCCTGGAGGCGGCCGGGGAGTCCGCGCAGGGGGCCACCCTCTACGTGAGCCTGGAACCCTGCTGCCACCAGGGAAGAACACCCCCTTGCGTCCCTCGAATCGTGGCCAGCGGAGTGCGGCGGCTCGTGGCAGCGACGCTGGACCCGAATCCCCGGGTGGCGGGCCGCGGGGTGGCGCTCCTGCGGGAGGCCGGGGTGATCGCCGAGGTCGGGGTGCTCGAGCCCGAGGCGGTCCGCCTGAACGAGGTGTTCTTCACGTACATGACGAGCGGTCGGCCCTTCGTCACCCTGAAGGCCGCCGTGAGCCTCGACGGGAAGATCGCCACGGTCACGGGAGAGTCGCGGTGGATCACGGGGGAACTGGCCCGGCGCCGGGCCCACGAGATGCGGAACGAGGTGGATGCGGTGCTGGTGGGGATCGGGACCATTCTCCGGGATGACCCCCTCCTCACGACCCGCCTGGGTGTTCCGGGGGAGCGGGACCCGGTGCGCGTCATCGTGGACAACCTGGCCCGCCTCCCGGTGAAGGCCCGGGTGCTCAACCCTGCCTCGGCAGCGCCCACCCTGGTCGCAGTCGGCCCGAGGGCGGCCGCCTCCAGGGTGGAGCGCCTCCGGGAGGCCGGGGCCACGGTCCTGGTCCTGGAACAGAGTGCCCGGCGCATCTCCCTGGCGGCGCTGGTGGAGGCCCTGGCGGCCCGGGAGATCACGAGCATACTCATCGAGGGCGGGGCGGAGATCCATGCCTCCGCCCTCGCCGAGGGGATCGTCGACAAGGTGGCCCTCTTCCTCGCCCCCCTCCTCATCGGGGGGAAGATGGCCCCAGGCGCCGTGGGCGGGCCCGGGATCGAGAAGCTGGCGGATGCGATTCGCCTGCGGGATGTCCGCTTCACCCCGCTGGGCGAGGACCTCCTGGTGGAAGGGTACGTGCAGGGCCCCCTGGGAGTTGACCGGTGTTCACGGGCCTGA